TGAGTATATATTATCTAAAGAATCGGTTGATTGATACTCTACTGGTTTAATGCCAAATAATTCTAGTTCTACTTTCCATTTTTGGATATTTTCAACCCTATTCTCTTTTGTTAGAATATCTTTAGTTAGTTGTTCGATAGTTTCAGAAACTTTTCTGATTTCTTCCTCAATTAACTTGGTCTCCTTAGTTGATTGTTCCTTTTGCTCTAATAAGGTTTTGAAATCTACATTTAATGTTTCAAGTGTTTTTTCTAAAGTTGGAAGTTGCTGTAATTTTTCAATTTTGATATTTATAATCTTGATTTTGGTGTTTATGTCATCTAGACTTTTACTGTGTTTTTCTAAGTCTTTAGCAATTGGCAAGAGCTTTTCATTGTTTGTCTTTTCTTGCTCTATTTTTTTGATTTTTCCTTTTAATTCTTCAATAGAATCTATCGGTTTTCTTTTTAAATTATTTGGTAATTTGATGGCACCATCAAACAATTTCATTAAATTTTCGACTTGTTTGATTTTTTCTGAAATATTACCAGAAGGCAAACTTGTTATATCTGATGAAAGAATTCTATTTAATAATTCTTTATCCTCTTGGCTATCTGAAATTTGATGAATTAATTGGGCAGAATAGTTTTCAACTTGATTTGTAATTCTCAAAATTGTAGACTCAGCCTTATTAATATTGCTTTCAATTTCTTTACTATTGAGTTTTTGTTTCTCAATTTGAGATATTTGGTATTCTATATCTTTCCTTTCTTTTTCTAAATTTAAAAATGATTGATTTAAGAATTCTAAACTTTCATAAGATTTAATTTCCGCAACCACTTTTACCTTATCTTGTATGTCTTTTTGTTTAAGACTTATCTCAATTTTTAATCCACCTACTTTTTCAAAAACTAATTTTAATTTAGGGTTTAAGCTTTCGTTTAATTCGAGTGTATTTTCATTTTTTTTAATTTTCATTTTAGAAACGGAAGTACCAAGCTCAGAGTATAAAGAAGAATATTGTTGATTAAACGCAAAAATTAATTCAGATAGAATTACACTTTTCCCTTTGTATTGATTTACCAATTCTTTGAAATCAACAAAACCACGTTGAATGCTCTTGATAACTTTTATATCTCGATTATGCTTCAATAAAGTTTGAATGTCTTTTTGATTTTTCTTTGAAAAAGAAACACTCTCATTTTCTTTGTTATCTGCTATAATTAAAGATTCTTTAAGTGAATCGTTGTTTATTAATTTTGAGTTTATTAAGTATTTATAAATTTTAGAAAAATTATTGCTAATTCCACGTCCATCTTGATTTACACTTTGGTTTAACCAAACAACTGCGCTGTTTCTTTTTCCTTTTTGGTAAACAAAATTAAAAACCTCTGAACGTTTAGAGAACTTCTTGTGATCAATACCATTGGTAGTAAATTCAGATAGAATTGAGTCAAATTTTCTTATTTTTTGACCACTATTGGTTTCTGTAAAATAAAGTTCCTCTTTGTACTCGCTGTCAATTTTATAGTAATCTAGATTGCCTTCGGCATTTTTCTTTACTAAAATAGAGTAGTAGCGATTTTTGAAGATTTCAAAGATTATAAAGCTAGAGTTTATTGAAGGGAAATAATGGTTGAAAGTAGTTTTGTCTCCTGTTCGATTTCCACTAAAAGTCATTTCTCTTCCGTCTATTATAAATAGAAAGTTTAGAGCGTAAATCAGCGTACTTTTTCCGATGTTGTTGGGTCCTACAATTTGAAGGGAATTACAATTGTCAAGTTCTATGTCCGCTTTTGAGTATATGTCAGAGTTTAATATTATTAATCTTTTAAGCATTTTACAATTTTTCACTAATTTAGGATAATAATTTTAAAAGTAAAATCAAAAACCAAATAACTTAAAAAAATCCGTTTATTTTAGTAATTCAAAATAAGCAGAACAAAAACCAATAAATAAAAGTTTTAATTATTTATTGTTAACAAGTTTAAATTTTTAAAAACAAAAATATTTCACTTTTAATAATTGCCATTTTCCTTAATTTTTAAAATTTCCTCAACAATCTTTTCCATTTCTTTTTGCCTAAAGGCAAACCAAGCCTCTCTATACACAGAACTTTCAACTTCATCTTTAAAATTTCTAAAAGGTTTTCTTTTTTGTAGCATATTTTCTAATCTATTTTTGAAAATTTTATCAGAAATTTCATCAACAAAATTCTCCATAATCTTAAACGATTCAAAGCTTTCTAAAACAGGAATTCTTATGTAATCTTTTTTATGATTTTTAATTTTATTGATGGTTTCTTGAAAGAATTCCATAAATTCTTCATCCTCATCATTTTCTAAAGATTGAGGAATTGTGATGAGTTCATTTGTTTTGGGATTGTAATAACAATTTTCCCCACATTCTAAATGACTTGCAATTTCCTTTATTATGTTGGTTTTTGAGTTTTCCATTTTAGTAAAATAGTAATGCGTTTAAAGAATTATAAATTTAGAGAATTATATTAACATTCGTACTAATTAAAAAAGTTTCAAATTTAAATAACATTTGTATAACAGTCTGTTATTTCTTAATTTTGTAAAAATATTATAATTTATGAAAACGCAAACTGCATTTAGAATAGACGAAGTTTTATTAGAAATGATAAAAGAAAAAGCAAAAAGTACAAATAGGAGCTTAAATAATTATGTAGAGTATTTATTATATCAAGATGTTGGAAAAATACCAAATGAAAAAACAGTTAAAG
The DNA window shown above is from Polaribacter sp. Hel_I_88 and carries:
- a CDS encoding ATP-binding protein, producing MLKRLIILNSDIYSKADIELDNCNSLQIVGPNNIGKSTLIYALNFLFIIDGREMTFSGNRTGDKTTFNHYFPSINSSFIIFEIFKNRYYSILVKKNAEGNLDYYKIDSEYKEELYFTETNSGQKIRKFDSILSEFTTNGIDHKKFSKRSEVFNFVYQKGKRNSAVVWLNQSVNQDGRGISNNFSKIYKYLINSKLINNDSLKESLIIADNKENESVSFSKKNQKDIQTLLKHNRDIKVIKSIQRGFVDFKELVNQYKGKSVILSELIFAFNQQYSSLYSELGTSVSKMKIKKNENTLELNESLNPKLKLVFEKVGGLKIEISLKQKDIQDKVKVVAEIKSYESLEFLNQSFLNLEKERKDIEYQISQIEKQKLNSKEIESNINKAESTILRITNQVENYSAQLIHQISDSQEDKELLNRILSSDITSLPSGNISEKIKQVENLMKLFDGAIKLPNNLKRKPIDSIEELKGKIKKIEQEKTNNEKLLPIAKDLEKHSKSLDDINTKIKIINIKIEKLQQLPTLEKTLETLNVDFKTLLEQKEQSTKETKLIEEEIRKVSETIEQLTKDILTKENRVENIQKWKVELELFGIKPVEYQSTDSLDNIYSNIKRNHLERERIKYDKNRLFDKLKDKTERVEADEREFIKYIESELVTLEDKQKAIDGLLKNISTQFANPCRTIYSRFEEFNSFITNQFNSKIKKIKISDIDTLKIEIVENEKLIKDINKIIQIRDLTSELIFDDQSENLNTLNKYLDNQTSITFNDLFDIKLHLHKKGQHKVVDLKNQIESDGTDKMIRLVLIMSIINQIVVKDDENKIVLFVDEIGTIDEANRIEILNFCKEHNFIPISAAPLHPYDGFDKYYLVRRNKGKIVVSEKNGNVILRKPIEA
- a CDS encoding UPF0158 family protein, which codes for MENSKTNIIKEIASHLECGENCYYNPKTNELITIPQSLENDEDEEFMEFFQETINKIKNHKKDYIRIPVLESFESFKIMENFVDEISDKIFKNRLENMLQKRKPFRNFKDEVESSVYREAWFAFRQKEMEKIVEEILKIKENGNY